ATCTGTCTATCTGAAATTGAAAAGTTGCTACTTACCAATGGAAGTACAATGAGAAATTTTGATGATATGCCAAGTTTTCCGGACAATTATGTTTCATCATCGAACAATCGATTGATAATGAATGAATTATCGTATGACAGACTAGCTCTTCAAAGGGAACATGATCGTTATGTAAAGTGTTTAACTGCCGAACAGGAAAAGATATATAAAATTGTTATGGAAGCGATTGAAAAAGGTGATGGAGGTGTGTTTTTTGTATATGATTATGGTGGAACTGGAAAGACGTTTCTTTGGAAGACATTCTCAGCTGCATTACGATCAAAAGGTGAAGTTGTATTGAATGTTGCATCCAGTGGAATTGATTCACTTTTGCTGGATGGTGGTAGAACTGCTCATTCAAGGTTTGTAATTCCAATCAACATTAATGAGAATTCAATATGTTCGATAGAGCCTAATACTGAGTTAGGTGATTTAATTAAAAGAGCAACATTGATTATTTGGGATGAAGCACCTATGACTCACAAGCATTGTTTCGAGGCTCTTGATAGAACAATGAGAGACATATCACGTTCCAGACAACCAAACATGCAATCGAAGCCGTTTGGGGGAAAGGTCATTCTATTTGGTGGTGATTTTAGACAAATTCTTCCTATCATCCCTAAAGGTTGATGGTCCCTATGCGAATGGGATCTTCCTGTAATTGTAGATGAATCGAAAGATGTGATCACAGTGCGGAATCCAAATGATCACGTAGATGATACACAAAGACACAGCAATTCCATTAAACTCTGTCTGATATTCTCTTGATTAATATGAAAATGTACAAAACCACAAGAACACAGACAATCTCCTAGCTCAGCTCTCAAAGTTGCAAAAGGTTCTAAATAAACTAACTGAGCAGCTATTTATAGGCATCAGGATTGCtgaccgatcggttgggctaaccgatcggttgggccattcgatcgaacagcctgttcgatcggttgggctatCCGATCCGTTGATCCTACCGATCGGCTTGTAACAAAGCACTTTAACTATACAATCCCATATCCTGATCTCCTATACATATAAACTATACAACTAGACAAAAAGTGACTtcatgctgacggaagctacagacgttgtGCACTAACAAAGGTACCAGAACAATGATAGTCAATGCTTCTTTGAATTCTTCTTATATATGGCGGCACTATCAAGTACTAAAGCTAACTGAGAATATGAGATTAAGAGGAGGTTGTCAGGAAACAGATTTGAAAGAAATAAAGGAATTTGGAGAACAGATTTTAAAGCTTGGTGATGGTCTGCTTGGTGAAGAAAATGATGGTGAGATTAATATTGAAATACTAGATGATTTACTTATTCATGACCAAGTCAATCCTATTTCTTCTCTCATTTCATTTATATATCCGGACATGAATAAGTTTTTGTGGGATTTAACGTATTTCCAACAAAGAGCGATTCTTGTTCCAACTAATGAAGTAGTGGATTCAATAAATAAAGAGTTGTTAGAGAGTCTGCCTGGTGAAGAAAAGGTTTATTTTAGTTCAGATAGTTTATGCCAATCGGAGGAAGAATCAGAGCTTAATATGGCATTGTTTCCTCCTGATGTGTTAAAAAATCTTCGCTTATCTGGTTTACCTAACCATAAATTAGTACTGAAACTTGGTGCTCTGGTGATGTTACTCAGAAACATTGATCAGGCAAATGGATTGTGTAATGGTACACGTTTACAAATCACGAAGCTCGGAAAAGTTGTGATTGAAGCAAAAATTATCACAGGGACTAATATACgtcatcatactttgatttcaagACTTGAAGATGACACCTTTAGATAAAAGAATACCAGTGAAGATTTCTCGAAGACAATTCCCACTTTCACTGTGTTTTGCTATGACAATAAATAAAAGTCAAGGACAATCATTAGAGCGTGTTGGTTTATATCTTCCACGCCCAGTGTTTAGTCATGGCCTGCTCTATGTTGCTGTTCTAGAGTAAAAAGTAGGAAGgggttgaaaattttgatttgtgATAAAGAGAAACGAGTCTGTACGACCACTACTAATGTGGTTTACAAAGAAGGTTTACAAAATCTATGATGATACAAAACATCTGTCAACCTGGCAACGTCTGTTGGGTATAATGGAGGAACTGTTGTTAGGAAATGTTTGTTGGAAAGCAATACAACTTTTTGAAAGCATCTGATACTTGCTCTGCATTAAGCTTATCCTGAGAACACAtgttgttaataacattattctctTAATATCTGTTTACTAACCTTTGTAATTTCTGTTGACCGACCTTTTTAACATGGGTCGACTAACATCTGATAGTTAATATCTATTTAATGATCTGGCAAGCTCTCTCGGAGATAATCGATGACAGTTCTTAGtaaagtctgttggaaagcaacagaagtctttaacagttaatagacaacagtaGTTTCCTATCAAATAATGGAATTGCTATTGAAAAAAACTATTGATCATTAATTTATTTCAATTTTGTATGTCTACAGTAATTTTTTTTACTATCCGTCAAtatatgttatgcatggttttctaagaaacaaCAGTGGTTTTtctatcaacataatggaattgttgttgaataaagctattgaccattagtgtatatcaattttataagtctgcactaattatttttttactatctgtcaatatatgttatgcatggttttctaagaaattACCCATGTTTGCACACGAGTCTTACcactagtactatataataaaagaaaccaatgaggggacacatgtcattcattggagccATCTAATTTTTCgctcctacttaattatagataattcatattaattaaaatataattataaaattaaatcaaatataaatttaaacaattcgtataagagataatataatattttgaaatatttattagattttaaaattatttatcctgaaatttaaaaaaaacaggtacactaaatataaattaatataatgtaaatgattcatttattttattaaactaaagtagttaaggtTAGAAATTATTTTAAAAATCGTTATAAAgggtaaacaaaaacattaatcaatgcttatcggttctatacttttattttcctgttcaactctcaactcaaatacggtattcACTATGTTCGCGTGGCATTGATAAGAACCATCACCCCAATCACCCCATCTATCATATATCGAGtatatttgtttgttttttcaaagatttaattttttattagattcatttaACCCGTGTTATTAAAGAggttttttttaagatataatatattttattatttactatacaaaattgcatttatgcaactcgtgttaCACACCggctttttttttaaatataacccttttattatgtggtatataaaattagatttattcattCTGTATAACACaaagggtttataaagatataacttttattgattgatatataaaattacatgtgatcaacccatacaatacatgaggttcttaaaaatgtaacttttttcattattttatatataaaataaatttactcaacccgtacaatacacggggttgttaaagatataactttttattatttaatatataaaattacatttattcaacccatgtaataaacgaggtttttaaagatatattgttttattatttggcatataaaattacatttattcaatccgtgtaataaacgaggtttttaaagatatatttttttataatttggtatataaaattacatttattcaacccgtgtattacacggggttctaacatagttataattattattaattataagataattataaaataaaattcaatATAAATTTAAACCATTAATATAgtcttttgaaatatttattagatttcaaaattatttatctataTTAACAAAAGAatacactaaatataaattaatataatgtaaatagttaaatgtcatttttgtCCCTTTGgttcattttgtcagtttagtccaaaggttttataatacacagggttttataaagatataacaagatatacctttttattgattgatatataaaattatatgtgctcaacccatacaatacataaAAATTCTTAataatgtaacttttttcattatttgtaGGATCGAGGATTCGTCCAATACGAGTCAATCTGAGTCAAATCTGGTCTCtagaaaggcggaatcagactaGAAACCGTCAATCAGTGTTAGAATAGGAGTAGAAGAGTAGAAAGTCACTTTAAACATGTTTTCCATTGATTATAAACGTTTTCGTACGAAGAGAATTCGTCAGCACTTTGTGGCAAGATTCTctggaaagttacaaatgaaaaccAGAACATGCCTATTAATAGGCTGTCCAGTTCACACGGGATAACAACACCACTTCGCACGAACTAGCACCTCCAGTTTGTGCGACCTGACCATTCAGTGTCAGTTCATGCGAACTGGACCATAACACATATAAACCTTATCTTTTCAATCTATTACATATATTTGACACGACATGGATTGATGATgtaggcgatagacattatgcatcaacaaactcccccttggatattgtcgcAGTCTTCAGTCAGCCTGTCTTCAAAACTTTCTTCACAAAGACTTGAAAAATTCTTCTCTTTGCTTTCAGaaactctttcttcaggctcccccttgcgttaagcttccgtgcttttgggatcgacacctggctttctggttacaagctcccccttgcgtcgagctcgtcttcagactcatCGTAATCTGGAACTTTCATCTGCAAATCTCAAATATTTATgagaaatttttttttgaatttttttaccaACACACTCAGTTAAcgaagtccaagttaatgaccctggtaAATTGTTTAGcctgccaagtccaagttaatgaccttggctgaCCACATTATGATCTCGCTGACATTTTGAAACAAattaagttcaaattaatgaacttttaaaCATTTTGAGCAATTACCAACATTTTTTCAAGCATTTTCTTATCCACCCCAAATGATCCAACATGTTTAGCACTGAGAGACTTTGATCATCAGATCCCCAGCgtctgttgtcgaaaataagatgaagtatcaaatctttttggattttacaaCATTTTGCTAAACAAACAGAACATCTTTTGGATTTTTGGATTTAAGAAACAGGAAactgtacaaacatatttaaaaacaactttttgtgagtttgtgtaagaggattatatcagtttttagatgtcacacccccaaaatccacacgcggagtatcaccgcatggaggcgtgacatgaccaggatcaagccaccaatcatattgaataatgtaaatagtaaatgtaattcaaccaacaatatgaaaggtgttcaaaacataagtatagtttcaatgttaagcggaagcataaatgtaaacccaatgtaagtaaatagtttgaaatgtcataaatgttttaacatggcatccacgatccatgtccacaatcaccgcgcctcccagtgcaagctccatttgtacctattgacctgcaaggcatgtaacaaagagtcaacaacaaagttgagcgagttcacagttgattgtttagttatagtatttaTTTCGTAaaccgtttgtttgtttagtaaaccatgtatcgtatatacttgtatcgcggccctccatgCATGTTTGcaaagattagtgggagtttcccatgtattctagactagttatatttgtatcgcggccctccaggcatgtttgcgaagtttagtatctgtatcgcggccattccaggcatgtgtgctaAGGTTagtgtttgtatcgcggccattccaggcatgtgtgcgaagattagtgggggcttcccatgtattactagtctatcagtatctataagtgaccttcccctaaTGAGGTCAGTGGTACGTAATTCCAGTACCaatgtaagtacgagtaattattcaatcccattcccaaccccgggaatcccatgccttggtaagagtgtgaactcaccttggtttgctcggtatgctaaagtatgtgctcacagttaatcagtCAAGTCCAAGAGTActcacgtatacataatcagtttatattcacgaagttcacgtataagcacaaTGATAGTGGTTATTGaatcaatgatcaccaagtagtaCATAGCACGTATTCAAGCTCATACAGGTTATGCTTAACATTAAACAGCAGTTAGTTAGTCCAGTTAACTCTTAAAAGAATTAAGTTAAGTTACTATGATGTTTACCCTCTTGAtgaaacacccctgtttcgtcgtGTAACCCTTCGACAAAACACCCCTTTTGTTTCGTCGCGATGTCTTCGGCAAAACACACTTGATTCGCCGTGTTCGTTTCGTCGTTAAGTGGTTTCATCAAAAGCATCAGTTACGCCGCATAACAGTTACgtacagaaaaccctaattgccGTCATCATCATACAGAAATCATACAATAAACATTGATCATACCAATTACATCATGGCACCCAATATCTAGTATGAACCCTAATTATCCACAACAGTTACATAATAACTCAGCCAATATTTGTACGATACCGAACCATTGGTTTATACAAAGTGCATTATTTACTCACTAGATCGTTTAGAATATACGACAACAGTTGAACATGGACAGTAGGCATAACACAACCGATCATGTCATCAGATTATAAGAATCCCTATCATACTAATCAATTCAATCAACGACAAAACCACTTCATAGTCGATCCGCATATGTGTGCACATCATTCGCAATAACATGTATGTATAACAATCATTCAAAACATAACAACAATCGAATCACCAGGACGGGATACTAACCAAATAGATACGAGACTAGCAAAGCTTGGGAGAGAGGGAAATCATCAAGAACTGCGAGTGAATGGGAGCAGCCGTCTGTTGGCAGAGAGGGGCTCTAGGGTTCTTTGCTAAAATTGTGACGAATAGCCTGTAGAACTAAATAAATATTCGATGTAACGTACTGGGCCTCGGCGAATCGTTGGGCCGGTgaaacacttgtttcgtcgagatgtgtGTAACGAAACACACACTAGTTTCGTCAGAGGAGCTTATGGCGAAACACTACTTGTTTCATCGGGTTGTTCAAGTCTTAAACGGTTTACAAGTTCACAAACAAAACACTTTATATAAAACACCTAGCATATCAAACAATCATCTCGAATTATAATCCAGTGTACAGTTACAAGGAAATCAATCAAGCAACTAAatagtcaacgtgcaataaatgcgaaagtggaatcttggaaactcgagttgtcacattatccccaacttgaaagaaatttcgtcccgaaatttagcatgcggttactgaggaagctagtcaagttgtatcatttactggttttcctagggtgtcacatcatccccgcgttgatttggaatttcatccgGAAATTCtttagtagcttcagcctcagtagtagttgcattgttctggaataactggggatatttgagttccatttggtcttctcgttcccaggtaaactctgggccatgacaggagttccaacgaactcgaacaagaggtattttggtgttcttgaggaccttaacatcccgatccgtgatttcaactggttcttcgacgaaatgcaactgttcgtcgatagtgagctccttcaaaggaactatgagggtctcatctgacagacacttcttcagattcgacacatggaaaacgttgtggactgcaccgagttctgctggtaggttcagtctgtaggccactatgcctattctttcaatgatctccaacggtccgacataccgcggattgagtttgcctcgtttgccaaaacgaactacacccatCCAGggcgagactttgagtagcactcgatccccaacctggaactcgagtggtttcctgcgcttatcagcgtagcttttctaacggtcacgagctgccgccatgcgttgtcgtatctacGCAATCCTTTCTGCTACGTCTACTAccagttctggacctgtgatctgactgtcacccacctctgcccaacaaagaggtgaccggcatttacgcccgtataatgcctcgaatggagcggcttgaatgctggtgtggtaactgttattgtacgaaaactccattaaagggaggtgttttcccagctgttgtcgaagtcgataacacatgcccgaagcatgtcttctaaagtttgaatagtgcgctcagactgcccatcggtctgagggtgataagctgtgctcatgtctagccgtgagccaaaagatttgtgcgtTGCTTGCCACGGTTccgaagtgaatcgtgcatcacgatctgcAATTATAGAgattggcaccccgtgcctcgaaaccacttcttccaagtagatgtctgctaagatagagaacttgtctgtttccttgatagccaagaagtgtgcagatttgtgagtcgatccacgatcacccaaatagtgtcattcccacgttgagatctaggcaggccagtaacaaaatccatggaaatttcttcccatttccattgtggtatctttggttgctgaagtaggcctgatggtttctgatattccgtcttgactctcgcacaagtcaagcatttgccgacgtaagttgctatgtgggccttcatgctaggccaccaatacgtggttctgagatcgtggtacattttatccgaatctggatgtaccgagtagcgagacttatgggcttcatccattacaagctcgcgtaagttgccataaagtgggacccaaatgcgtcctgttacgtaacaggcaccgtcttccttttgctctaatcgttgccttgagccgcgtagggcttcagccctgacgttttctagtttcaatgcttccactTATGCATCtcatatctgtgcaggaagactagactggatggtaagttgtaatgctcgtacgcgtctaggcaTAGTGTCTTTTCGattgagggcgtcagccacaacattggctttgcctggatggtacttgatggcacattcgtaatcattaagtagttcaacccatcgacgttgacgcatgttcaattccttttgcttgaagatatcctcgagactcctgtgatcggtatagatgatgcacttggtaccgtacaggtaatgtctccatatcttgagcgcataaatcgtgtgtagtgtagttccgttcgtgaactttaagttggcgcgaagcgtaggcaatgactttatcccgttgcatcaatacacaaccaagaccctgaattgatgcgtcgcagtaaaccacaaagtcgtctgtgccctctggcaatgaaagaataggtgcgctgcaaagtctatcctttagatgctgaaaagcggtttcctgtgtattaccccaacgataagtaacacctttctgtgtcagtaatataagcggttgtgcaatctttgagaagtctttgatgaaccttctgtagtagctcgccaaacccaagaattggccgatttccgttggtgtacgcggtgtaggccagttcctaatcgagtctaccttggattgatccacatgaatcccgtccttgtttaccatgtggcctagaaagtggacttcacgaagccagaagtcgcattttgaaaacttgtcgTATAACTGTTCTGTCCGAAGGAGCTtcaaaataagtcgtaaatgctgctcgtgttcctcccgactcttagagtagatcaggatgttgtcgatgaagactatgacaaacttgtctaggtagggtttgcacactctgttcataagatccataaagactgcaggcgCATTTGTTAACCTG
This genomic stretch from Helianthus annuus cultivar XRQ/B chromosome 8, HanXRQr2.0-SUNRISE, whole genome shotgun sequence harbors:
- the LOC110870071 gene encoding uncharacterized protein LOC110870071; the protein is MIVNASLNSSYIWRHYQVLKLTENMRLRGGCQETDLKEIKEFGEQILKLGDGLLGEENDGEINIEILDDLLIHDQVNPISSLISFIYPDMNKFLWDLTYFQQRAILVPTNEVVDSINKELLESLPGEEKVYFSSDSLCQSEEESELNMALFPPDVLKNLRLSGLPNHKLVLKLGALVMLLRNIDQANGLCNGTRLQITKLGKVVIEAKIITGTNIRHHTLISRLEDDTFR